The proteins below are encoded in one region of Nakamurella flava:
- a CDS encoding DUF6891 domain-containing protein: MGLLRRRRPEPAAGPPDPALLELAEAIIRSGFVDRADAVEMVRDQSGLGESDPGPAAAVDRAWHDRTVEQQTWSGSGDHDRLAAAFAHLGRQGVVARMNFTCCQNCGTDEIDDERTPDPGGGQYPWREWAYTFFHQQDAERLGDVPAVLFLSYSAFRASPRLDPALLQAARAGDEDARRRVRVATDTEVGTIVATALRDHGLTVEWDGDPDDRIRVLVTDWRKPLPS; encoded by the coding sequence ATGGGACTGTTGCGCCGTCGACGCCCGGAACCGGCCGCGGGCCCGCCGGATCCTGCGCTGCTCGAATTGGCCGAGGCCATCATCCGATCCGGTTTCGTCGACCGGGCTGACGCGGTCGAGATGGTGCGCGACCAGTCCGGCCTGGGCGAGTCCGATCCCGGGCCTGCCGCCGCGGTCGACCGGGCGTGGCACGACCGGACCGTGGAGCAGCAGACGTGGAGCGGATCGGGGGACCACGACCGACTGGCCGCTGCGTTCGCGCACCTCGGACGGCAGGGGGTGGTCGCCCGAATGAACTTCACCTGTTGTCAGAACTGCGGCACCGACGAGATCGACGACGAGCGCACGCCGGATCCCGGGGGCGGCCAGTACCCGTGGCGGGAGTGGGCGTACACCTTCTTCCACCAGCAGGACGCCGAACGGCTCGGCGACGTCCCCGCGGTGTTGTTCCTCAGCTACAGCGCCTTCCGGGCCAGCCCCCGTCTCGATCCGGCCCTGCTGCAGGCCGCCCGTGCCGGCGACGAGGATGCCCGTCGACGCGTGCGGGTGGCGACCGACACTGAGGTGGGCACCATCGTGGCGACGGCGTTGCGCGACCACGGGCTGACCGTCGAGTGGGATGGCGACCCGGACGACCGCATCCGGGTGCTCGTCACCGACTGGCGCAAACCCCTTCCGTCCTGA
- a CDS encoding DUF6319 family protein, whose translation MPPRRRTTAPEPLDIDRLRADLAAGKTVRVAIASSAQFPDGASGRVRGVGDPDVVGAEFVEVEVTVNGVKDVVPFAPADLAPPTARRRPGPADQSGEPAPAPLPAQRTPAAVAPSPALRPLPAAPPPPPLTPERVDPSPATASAKPAPARRSTAAARPGKAISVTVATSDADPTAWRVEARIGSRVVIKPTPISPARAWDLVQSLDNEPLSTAVGAVLEQHRQATQARAQALAAELQALQAELAALPAAGDPPAAG comes from the coding sequence ATGCCTCCCCGCCGACGGACCACCGCCCCCGAGCCCCTCGACATCGACCGGCTGCGCGCCGATCTCGCCGCGGGCAAGACCGTCCGGGTGGCCATCGCATCGTCGGCCCAGTTTCCCGACGGGGCCTCCGGACGGGTGCGCGGGGTGGGCGACCCGGACGTGGTCGGTGCGGAATTCGTGGAGGTCGAGGTGACGGTCAACGGCGTCAAGGACGTCGTGCCGTTCGCGCCCGCCGATTTGGCCCCGCCCACGGCGCGCCGCCGGCCGGGCCCAGCCGACCAGTCCGGCGAGCCGGCACCGGCGCCACTCCCCGCCCAGCGGACCCCCGCGGCGGTCGCGCCGTCTCCGGCGCTCCGTCCGCTGCCGGCCGCGCCGCCCCCGCCGCCGCTCACCCCGGAGCGCGTCGACCCGAGCCCGGCCACCGCCAGCGCGAAACCTGCGCCGGCCCGGCGGTCGACCGCTGCCGCCCGCCCGGGCAAGGCCATCAGCGTCACCGTCGCCACCAGCGACGCCGATCCCACCGCCTGGCGGGTGGAGGCGCGCATCGGCTCCCGGGTCGTCATCAAGCCGACGCCGATCTCCCCCGCCCGGGCCTGGGATCTCGTGCAGTCGTTGGACAACGAGCCACTCAGCACAGCCGTCGGCGCGGTGCTCGAGCAGCACCGGCAGGCCACCCAGGCCCGAGCCCAGGCCCTGGCCGCCGAATTGCAGGCACTGCAGGCCGAACTGGCCGCACTTCCGGCCGCCGGTGACCCGCCGGCGGCCGGCTGA
- a CDS encoding flavodoxin family protein — MTTTNPVAASEDTKRPLLSALALVCSLKPSPAPSSSELLASQVLDALTGHGVTTAGVVRVVDHDVKPGVELDMGAGDAWPGIRAQLMAADILVLATPTWMGHASSVCHRVLERLDAELSETDEQGRLQTYGKVAVVVVVGNEDGAHKITADLMQALNDVGFTLPAAGVTYWNGEAMHTVDYNDLDETPEKTAAATVAAAANAAHLAGLLKSKPYLPTG, encoded by the coding sequence ATGACCACCACCAACCCCGTTGCCGCCAGCGAAGACACGAAGAGACCGTTGCTGTCCGCGCTCGCCCTGGTGTGTTCGCTCAAACCCTCACCGGCCCCGTCCAGCAGTGAGTTGCTCGCCTCCCAGGTGCTCGACGCCCTGACCGGCCACGGCGTCACCACCGCCGGGGTCGTCCGGGTGGTCGACCACGACGTCAAACCCGGGGTCGAGCTGGACATGGGCGCCGGGGATGCCTGGCCCGGCATCCGGGCCCAGCTGATGGCGGCCGACATCCTCGTGCTGGCCACCCCGACCTGGATGGGTCACGCCAGCAGCGTGTGCCACCGGGTACTGGAGCGACTGGACGCCGAGTTGTCCGAGACCGACGAGCAGGGTCGGCTGCAGACCTACGGCAAGGTCGCCGTGGTGGTCGTCGTGGGTAACGAGGACGGCGCCCACAAGATCACCGCCGACCTCATGCAGGCACTGAACGACGTGGGCTTCACCCTGCCGGCCGCCGGCGTGACGTACTGGAACGGCGAGGCGATGCACACGGTCGACTACAACGACCTCGACGAGACACCCGAGAAGACGGCGGCGGCGACCGTCGCCGCCGCCGCCAACGCCGCCCATCTGGCCGGCCTCCTCAAGAGCAAGCCCTACCTGCCCACCGGCTGA
- the aroQ gene encoding gamma subclass chorismate mutase AroQ has product MAGRRTRHAVVAVLGAALVTTGATGCGGSVAATSATSGVPASLTSSGTPPSSPDVPTAVPAGQPTPADVPPEGAFDPVLALMVQRLDTADTVAAAKWVTQQPVTDPAREAVVLAAAPARAEQVGADLDYVTAVFGDQITANKQAQQQILDGWTAGSGTPPTTAPDLATQVRPVLDRITTDLVPALAAVQDYRDDSGCAKFLADDVASVPPPASDAGRAALPTAVAHLCDG; this is encoded by the coding sequence ATGGCGGGACGACGGACGAGGCATGCGGTGGTGGCCGTCCTCGGGGCGGCGCTGGTGACGACCGGGGCCACGGGTTGCGGGGGCAGCGTGGCCGCCACCTCCGCCACGTCCGGTGTTCCGGCGTCCCTCACTTCGAGCGGAACGCCCCCGTCGTCGCCGGACGTTCCGACGGCGGTTCCCGCCGGGCAACCCACACCGGCCGACGTCCCGCCCGAGGGCGCCTTCGATCCGGTGTTGGCGTTGATGGTGCAGCGACTCGACACCGCCGACACCGTCGCCGCCGCCAAGTGGGTCACCCAGCAGCCGGTGACCGACCCGGCCCGGGAGGCGGTGGTCCTCGCCGCGGCCCCCGCACGCGCCGAACAGGTCGGCGCCGACCTCGACTACGTCACCGCCGTGTTCGGCGACCAGATCACCGCCAACAAACAGGCCCAGCAGCAGATCCTCGACGGGTGGACCGCGGGGTCGGGGACCCCACCCACCACCGCGCCGGACCTGGCCACGCAGGTACGCCCGGTCCTCGACCGGATCACCACCGACCTGGTCCCGGCGCTGGCGGCCGTGCAGGACTACCGCGACGACTCGGGCTGCGCGAAGTTCCTCGCCGACGATGTCGCCTCCGTGCCCCCGCCGGCGTCGGACGCGGGCCGCGCCGCACTGCCGACCGCCGTGGCCCACCTCTGCGACGGCTGA
- a CDS encoding FAD-binding oxidoreductase: protein MVVTDPDILAGYRQDRAQDPDAGTSLALVRPTTTEQVQTVVRWCAAHGVPIVPRGAGTSLSGGSTAVDGAITLSTEKMRALTIDSATRTAVVQPGLFNAEVKAAAAEQGLWYPPDPSSFQICSIGGNVATNAGGLCCVKYGVTTDYVLGLQVVMADGRALRLGGKQLKDSAGLPLVKMFVGSEGTLGIITEITLRLLPPQAPACTVVGSFASVHQASEAVLAITAQIRPAMLEFMDSVAINAVEDQLRMGLDRSAGALLVAQSDAAGPAGAAEIALIEAAFTEHGATEVYATSDPEEGEQFVVARRMAIPSVEKKGSLLLEDVGVPLPQLPALIDGIAEISRTNDVVVSVIAHAGDGNTHPLLVFDPTDPTEHDRAQLAFGQIMDLAIALGGTITGEHGVGRLKKGWLPDQVGADVMELTATIKRALDPQGLFNPGVIL, encoded by the coding sequence ATGGTCGTCACCGACCCGGACATCCTGGCCGGGTACCGGCAGGACCGGGCCCAGGATCCGGACGCCGGCACCTCCCTCGCCTTGGTCCGCCCGACCACCACCGAGCAGGTGCAGACCGTGGTCCGATGGTGCGCCGCGCACGGGGTGCCCATCGTGCCGCGCGGAGCGGGCACCAGTCTGTCCGGTGGCTCGACCGCCGTGGACGGCGCGATCACGCTGTCGACGGAGAAGATGCGCGCCCTGACCATCGACTCCGCGACCCGCACGGCCGTCGTCCAGCCCGGCCTGTTTAACGCCGAGGTCAAGGCCGCCGCCGCCGAGCAGGGCCTGTGGTATCCGCCGGACCCGTCGTCGTTCCAGATCTGTTCCATCGGCGGCAATGTCGCCACGAACGCCGGCGGACTGTGCTGTGTGAAGTACGGCGTCACCACCGACTACGTCCTCGGGTTGCAGGTGGTGATGGCCGACGGCCGGGCGCTGCGGCTCGGCGGCAAGCAGTTGAAGGATTCGGCCGGTCTCCCGCTGGTCAAGATGTTCGTCGGCAGCGAGGGCACGCTCGGCATCATCACCGAGATCACCCTGCGGCTGCTGCCGCCACAGGCCCCGGCGTGCACGGTGGTCGGCAGCTTCGCGTCCGTGCACCAGGCCAGTGAGGCCGTGCTCGCCATCACCGCCCAGATCCGCCCGGCGATGCTCGAGTTCATGGACTCGGTGGCCATCAACGCCGTCGAGGACCAGTTGCGGATGGGCCTGGATCGCAGCGCCGGGGCCCTGCTGGTCGCCCAGTCGGACGCCGCCGGTCCGGCCGGCGCGGCGGAGATCGCCCTGATCGAAGCGGCGTTCACCGAGCACGGGGCCACCGAGGTGTACGCGACGAGCGACCCGGAGGAGGGTGAGCAGTTCGTCGTGGCCCGCCGCATGGCCATCCCGTCGGTGGAGAAGAAGGGGTCGCTGCTGCTCGAGGACGTCGGCGTGCCGCTCCCGCAACTGCCCGCGCTGATCGACGGCATCGCCGAGATCTCCCGCACCAACGACGTCGTGGTGTCGGTGATCGCGCACGCCGGCGACGGCAACACCCACCCGCTGCTGGTCTTCGATCCCACCGACCCGACCGAGCACGACCGGGCGCAGCTGGCTTTCGGGCAGATCATGGATCTGGCCATCGCTCTCGGCGGCACCATCACCGGAGAGCACGGTGTGGGTCGCCTCAAGAAGGGCTGGCTGCCGGACCAGGTCGGCGCGGACGTCATGGAGCTCACCGCGACCATCAAGCGCGCCCTGGACCCGCAGGGCCTGTTCAATCCGGGTGTCATTCTCTGA
- a CDS encoding ComEC/Rec2 family competence protein → MVPIALTAWAGCLLVPPGGPPGPPAVIAAAGAAAVLLGLAVRRPRWRAGLLAALLGLLTGLLVAGLHSAQRAADPLRVAAADGGSASVAGTVDGYPRPVASRFTDPAANSAAGPTADPTAGPGSTSGAAGDGQRWAVTITAHAGRVSGVEWAELDSPVTVYGRGPTWATLLPGQAISVSGRLASPARADLPPTLTSRRDARPESAPPWWYQAAGAVRSTLRDHASALPPDPAGLVPGLVVGDTGGIDDRLDADARTAGLTHLLAVSGSHFALLCGLAVLLLGAAGPRVAALGGLAVVIALVVLVGPEPSVLRAAVMGLVTVVALLSGRRRTGVPALAGAVLLLLLVEPALARSAGFALSVLATGALVLVAPWWVAALHYRGVPRGWAQLLCIPVAAQLATLPVIVAISGSISLVGVLANVLVAPVVAPALLVGMAAALCGPWWPSAAQVLVAVAGWLLDWMATVAHTLARWPVAALPWPATPAGVTVLVMLLLGAVAALRRRRPRHLLLAALVGVLGVLLPVKVVGVGWPPPGWLLVACEVGQGDAMVLSTGDPGTAVVVDTGPDPVVMDACLDRLGVTTVAVLMLTHLHADHVAGLAGALDGRLVGPVLTGPGRDPAGTWHAIESAAHVTGSIVSTPPVGSTYRVGALTLTVLGPTGEFHGTESDPNNDSLVVRAEMDGRRMLFTGDIEPPAQQALLRSPEALRADVLKIPHHGSARTLDRFLRAVDADIAVIGVGLDNDYGHPSPKLLAALASAGTGTVLRTDLHGDAAVVVDPAGGGLGTRVRGPDGVITTVSVRE, encoded by the coding sequence TTGGTCCCGATCGCGCTCACCGCCTGGGCGGGGTGCCTGCTCGTCCCGCCGGGCGGTCCGCCGGGCCCCCCGGCCGTGATCGCTGCGGCCGGGGCGGCGGCGGTGCTGCTGGGTCTGGCCGTCCGCCGACCCCGGTGGCGGGCCGGCCTGCTGGCTGCCCTTCTCGGGCTGTTGACCGGCCTGCTCGTCGCCGGTCTCCACTCGGCGCAACGGGCGGCCGACCCGCTCCGCGTCGCCGCCGCCGATGGTGGATCGGCGAGTGTCGCCGGCACCGTCGACGGCTACCCCCGTCCGGTCGCCTCGCGGTTCACCGACCCGGCTGCGAACTCGGCGGCGGGCCCGACCGCGGACCCGACAGCGGGGCCGGGGTCCACTTCCGGGGCGGCCGGCGACGGGCAGCGCTGGGCCGTCACGATCACCGCGCACGCCGGTCGGGTGTCCGGGGTGGAGTGGGCGGAGCTGGACAGTCCCGTCACGGTCTACGGGCGAGGTCCCACGTGGGCCACTCTGTTGCCGGGGCAGGCCATCTCGGTCAGCGGCCGGCTGGCGTCCCCCGCACGGGCGGACCTTCCCCCCACCCTGACGTCCCGGCGGGACGCGCGACCCGAGAGCGCGCCGCCCTGGTGGTACCAGGCCGCGGGCGCGGTGCGGTCGACGCTGCGCGACCACGCGTCGGCGCTGCCGCCCGACCCGGCCGGCCTGGTGCCGGGACTGGTCGTGGGGGACACCGGCGGCATCGACGACCGCCTGGACGCCGACGCCAGGACCGCCGGTCTGACCCACCTGCTCGCCGTGTCCGGGTCGCACTTCGCGCTGCTGTGCGGGCTGGCCGTCCTGCTGCTGGGCGCGGCCGGACCCCGGGTGGCCGCCCTCGGCGGCCTGGCCGTGGTGATCGCATTGGTGGTGCTGGTCGGCCCGGAACCGTCCGTCCTCCGGGCGGCCGTCATGGGTCTGGTCACCGTCGTCGCACTGCTCAGCGGCCGTCGCCGGACCGGTGTCCCGGCCCTGGCGGGTGCCGTGCTGCTCCTGCTGCTCGTCGAACCCGCCCTGGCCCGGTCGGCCGGGTTCGCCCTGTCGGTACTGGCCACCGGTGCACTGGTGCTCGTCGCCCCGTGGTGGGTGGCCGCGCTGCACTACCGCGGGGTGCCCCGCGGGTGGGCCCAGCTCCTGTGCATCCCGGTCGCCGCCCAGCTGGCCACCCTTCCGGTCATCGTCGCCATCAGCGGGTCGATCTCGCTGGTCGGCGTGCTGGCCAATGTCCTCGTCGCGCCCGTGGTGGCTCCGGCGTTGCTCGTCGGCATGGCCGCCGCGCTGTGCGGTCCCTGGTGGCCCTCGGCGGCCCAGGTGCTCGTCGCCGTCGCGGGGTGGCTGCTGGACTGGATGGCCACCGTCGCCCACACCCTGGCCCGCTGGCCGGTCGCCGCCCTGCCCTGGCCGGCGACCCCGGCCGGAGTCACCGTCCTGGTGATGCTGCTCCTGGGGGCCGTGGCGGCGCTCCGGCGCCGCCGACCACGGCACCTGCTCCTGGCCGCCCTGGTCGGGGTCCTCGGGGTGCTCCTGCCGGTGAAGGTCGTCGGTGTGGGCTGGCCGCCCCCGGGGTGGCTGCTGGTCGCCTGCGAGGTCGGCCAGGGGGACGCCATGGTGCTGTCCACCGGGGATCCGGGGACCGCGGTGGTCGTCGACACCGGCCCCGACCCGGTGGTGATGGATGCCTGCCTGGACCGCCTCGGCGTGACCACCGTCGCCGTCTTGATGCTCACCCACCTGCATGCCGACCACGTCGCCGGCCTGGCCGGAGCCCTGGACGGCCGGCTCGTCGGCCCCGTGCTGACCGGTCCGGGCCGCGACCCGGCCGGGACCTGGCACGCCATCGAATCCGCCGCCCACGTCACCGGCAGCATCGTGTCGACCCCACCGGTGGGCTCCACCTATCGGGTCGGAGCGCTCACGCTGACCGTGCTCGGACCGACTGGTGAGTTCCACGGCACCGAGTCCGACCCCAACAACGACTCCCTGGTGGTGCGGGCCGAGATGGACGGACGACGGATGCTGTTCACCGGGGACATCGAGCCGCCGGCCCAGCAGGCCCTGCTCCGGTCCCCGGAGGCGCTGCGGGCCGACGTGCTGAAGATCCCGCACCACGGATCGGCCCGCACCCTGGACCGTTTCCTGCGCGCCGTCGACGCCGACATCGCCGTCATCGGCGTCGGTCTCGACAACGACTACGGACACCCCAGCCCGAAGTTGCTGGCCGCGCTGGCATCCGCCGGAACCGGAACCGTGCTGCGGACCGACCTGCACGGCGACGCGGCCGTGGTCGTCGACCCGGCCGGCGGCGGCCTCGGCACCCGCGTGCGGGGACCCGACGGCGTGATCACGACCGTGTCGGTCAGAGAATGA
- a CDS encoding ComEA family DNA-binding protein: MLLRRRFARSAELWVPQALQGARVDPGRRGLMALLLVAALAASITAVGVWRDRPQPASSATVSVVAEDPATDRVTTSPSGPPSSDPVARTGTLAATETTANAEIIVSVTGLVIRPGVVTLPAGSRVAAAIDAAGGLAPAADVTGLNLAARLDDGASVIVTGTGGAVSGAGAASDATGSFGSAGPGGARIDLNSADVTELDTLPGVGPVMAGNIVAWREQNGPFTSIEQLQEISGIGPARYAQLAELVVVA; the protein is encoded by the coding sequence GTGCTGCTGCGCCGCCGGTTCGCCCGGTCCGCGGAGCTGTGGGTACCGCAGGCGCTGCAGGGGGCCCGCGTCGATCCCGGTCGTCGGGGCCTGATGGCCCTGCTGCTGGTCGCGGCGCTGGCGGCATCGATCACCGCCGTCGGAGTCTGGCGCGACCGGCCGCAGCCGGCGTCGTCGGCCACGGTGTCCGTCGTTGCCGAGGACCCGGCCACCGACCGGGTCACGACGTCACCGTCCGGTCCACCGTCGAGCGATCCGGTCGCGCGCACCGGCACACTCGCCGCGACCGAGACCACTGCGAATGCCGAGATCATCGTCAGCGTCACCGGTCTCGTGATCCGGCCGGGAGTGGTCACCCTCCCGGCCGGATCCCGGGTGGCCGCGGCGATCGACGCCGCCGGCGGACTGGCCCCGGCCGCCGACGTGACCGGTCTGAATCTGGCCGCCCGGTTGGACGACGGGGCCTCGGTCATCGTGACCGGCACCGGCGGTGCGGTGTCCGGGGCGGGGGCCGCGAGCGATGCCACCGGCAGTTTCGGCTCGGCGGGTCCGGGTGGTGCGCGGATCGACCTGAACTCCGCCGACGTCACCGAGCTGGACACCCTGCCCGGGGTGGGACCGGTGATGGCCGGCAACATCGTCGCCTGGCGGGAGCAGAACGGGCCGTTCACCTCGATCGAGCAGCTCCAGGAGATTTCCGGGATCGGCCCGGCCCGGTACGCGCAGTTGGCCGAGCTGGTCGTCGTCGCGTGA
- a CDS encoding RtcB family protein — MSQDSAETSHPPAGTTGPEVINDKLLNWASLLEPATRAQAEQTATMPFIAPYLALMPDAHLGKGSTVGSVIPTVGAIMPAAVGVDIGCGMIAVRTRYAKADVDAVVAAGHPLSRLRTAIERAVPLSAGGRNQRIAATAEPRLAELENLAARPGFDPDVDAASWRYQLGSLGSGNHFIEVSLDEDDTVWLFLHSGSRGVGNRIASRHIAIAKKIMEREGVTLPNRDLAYLSEGTPEFDAYIAQMQWAQRYALLNREEMMDRVVTEFGRWLGGPGGAPAPVDEVERINCHHNFTVPEEHLGQRVWLSRKGAIDAHRGVAGLIPGSMGTASYVVEGLGNEQALCSSPHGAGRAYSRSAARRAFTHDQLREAMRGIEFRDSDVFLDEIPQAYKDIDVVMADAADLVTVRHTLRQIVNVKGD; from the coding sequence CTGTCGCAGGACAGCGCTGAGACCTCGCACCCGCCGGCCGGCACCACCGGACCGGAAGTCATCAACGACAAGCTGCTCAACTGGGCATCCCTGCTGGAGCCGGCGACCCGTGCGCAGGCCGAGCAGACGGCCACCATGCCGTTCATCGCGCCCTACCTGGCCCTGATGCCCGACGCCCACCTGGGCAAGGGCTCGACCGTCGGGTCGGTCATCCCCACCGTCGGCGCGATCATGCCGGCCGCGGTCGGAGTGGACATCGGCTGCGGAATGATCGCGGTCCGCACCCGGTACGCCAAGGCGGACGTCGACGCCGTCGTGGCAGCCGGTCACCCGCTGTCCCGGCTGCGGACCGCGATCGAACGGGCCGTGCCGCTGTCGGCCGGCGGCCGGAACCAGCGGATCGCGGCCACCGCCGAGCCGCGGCTGGCCGAGCTCGAGAACCTAGCCGCGCGGCCCGGTTTCGACCCGGATGTGGACGCGGCGAGCTGGCGGTACCAGCTGGGCAGCCTCGGATCGGGCAACCACTTCATCGAGGTGTCACTCGACGAGGACGACACCGTCTGGCTGTTCCTGCACTCCGGGTCCCGGGGGGTGGGCAACCGGATCGCCTCGCGGCACATCGCGATCGCCAAGAAGATCATGGAGCGGGAGGGGGTCACCCTGCCCAATCGGGACCTGGCGTACCTGTCCGAAGGCACCCCGGAGTTCGACGCATACATCGCGCAGATGCAGTGGGCGCAGCGCTACGCCCTGCTGAACCGGGAGGAGATGATGGACCGGGTGGTCACCGAGTTCGGTCGGTGGCTGGGTGGTCCGGGGGGTGCGCCCGCGCCGGTCGACGAGGTGGAGCGGATCAACTGCCACCACAATTTCACCGTGCCCGAGGAGCACCTCGGGCAGCGGGTGTGGCTGAGCCGGAAGGGCGCCATCGACGCGCACCGCGGGGTGGCCGGGCTGATCCCCGGATCGATGGGGACGGCCAGCTACGTGGTCGAGGGCCTGGGCAACGAGCAGGCGCTGTGCAGTTCACCGCACGGGGCCGGCCGGGCCTACAGCCGGTCGGCCGCGCGGCGGGCGTTCACCCACGACCAGCTTCGGGAAGCCATGCGCGGCATCGAGTTCCGGGACAGTGACGTGTTCCTGGACGAGATACCCCAGGCCTACAAGGACATCGACGTCGTGATGGCCGACGCCGCCGATCTGGTGACCGTGCGGCACACGCTGCGGCAGATCGTGAACGTCAAGGGCGACTGA
- a CDS encoding MFS transporter — protein MSTPASGVPGTIARSKWLALTAMMFAVAMTFIDQTIVAIAAPDVQQELSLSSGGVTWMVNSYILALAAGFALGGRIADVLGSKRVVLIGIIGFAVSSALCGATPASSLAEPWLIVFRVTQGLSAALMIPAALAVVVAAFPVGERGKALAIFFGVSGGLTAVGPIAGGYLTQWTWRAIFWINLPIALVAVVLTIAAGIHTNARREPIDWPGAFLVALGMALSVLGFEQARSWGWDSPWTWACIVGGLAVLVVFVRYELRTPHPLIKLQIFRGRAFAVDNGVLFFCMVAFIPVFFFASVYSQVSLGYDASNAGLYLLCVFAGFAPAAQLGGRILDERGPKPALLLGGLVGAVGFTLWAQKITDLSLGDQWWAIVLAGAGMGLLVGPASTDATNRAIDASYGEVTGITQTVRNYGSALGLAVLGTVLGHVFSRRLTDSLTGFGVPPEQAAQIAAGASDSTSGRAAAGTASDIPAQVQAQIQSAVSADFALATQWVLYGMAVALGVCFLLALLHPGDRVVDASGQTSSGKPTPAAA, from the coding sequence ATGAGCACTCCCGCTTCGGGCGTACCCGGGACCATCGCCAGGTCGAAATGGCTGGCCCTGACCGCGATGATGTTCGCGGTCGCCATGACGTTCATCGACCAGACCATCGTCGCCATCGCGGCGCCGGACGTGCAGCAGGAACTGTCCCTGTCCTCCGGTGGCGTCACCTGGATGGTCAATTCCTACATCCTCGCCCTGGCCGCCGGTTTCGCCCTCGGCGGCCGCATCGCCGACGTCCTCGGCTCCAAGCGGGTCGTCCTTATCGGCATCATCGGTTTCGCCGTCTCCTCGGCGTTGTGCGGGGCCACCCCGGCCTCGTCGCTGGCCGAGCCCTGGCTGATCGTCTTCCGCGTCACCCAGGGTCTGTCGGCCGCACTGATGATCCCGGCGGCCCTGGCCGTGGTGGTGGCCGCCTTCCCGGTCGGTGAACGCGGCAAGGCGCTGGCCATCTTCTTCGGCGTCAGTGGCGGACTCACCGCCGTCGGCCCGATCGCCGGCGGCTACCTGACCCAGTGGACGTGGCGGGCGATCTTCTGGATCAACCTGCCCATCGCCCTCGTCGCCGTCGTCCTGACGATCGCCGCCGGCATCCACACCAACGCCCGCCGCGAACCGATCGACTGGCCGGGTGCCTTCCTGGTCGCCCTCGGCATGGCCCTGTCCGTCCTCGGTTTCGAGCAGGCCCGCAGCTGGGGCTGGGACAGCCCGTGGACGTGGGCGTGCATCGTGGGCGGGTTGGCCGTGCTCGTCGTGTTCGTCCGCTACGAGCTGCGGACCCCCCATCCGCTGATCAAGCTGCAGATCTTCCGGGGTCGGGCGTTCGCGGTCGACAACGGGGTGTTGTTCTTCTGCATGGTCGCGTTCATCCCGGTGTTCTTCTTCGCCAGCGTCTATTCGCAGGTCTCGCTGGGCTACGACGCGAGCAACGCCGGGCTCTACCTGCTCTGCGTCTTCGCCGGGTTCGCCCCCGCGGCGCAGCTGGGCGGCAGGATCCTGGACGAGCGGGGACCGAAGCCGGCGCTGCTGCTGGGTGGCCTGGTCGGCGCCGTGGGTTTCACCCTGTGGGCGCAGAAGATCACCGACCTGTCGCTGGGCGACCAGTGGTGGGCGATCGTGCTGGCCGGGGCCGGGATGGGTCTGCTGGTCGGCCCGGCGAGTACCGACGCCACCAACCGGGCCATCGACGCCTCCTACGGCGAGGTCACCGGCATCACGCAGACCGTCCGCAACTACGGGTCGGCGCTCGGCCTGGCCGTGCTGGGCACCGTTCTCGGACACGTCTTCTCCCGGCGCCTGACTGATTCGCTGACCGGGTTCGGGGTGCCGCCGGAGCAGGCCGCCCAGATCGCGGCGGGCGCCTCGGACAGCACGAGTGGTCGTGCGGCCGCCGGGACCGCCTCCGACATCCCCGCCCAGGTGCAGGCCCAGATTCAGTCCGCGGTGTCCGCCGACTTCGCCCTGGCGACCCAGTGGGTGCTGTACGGGATGGCCGTCGCCCTGGGGGTCTGCTTCCTGCTCGCGTTGCTGCACCCCGGTGACCGGGTGGTCGACGCTTCCGGCCAGACGAGCAGCGGCAAGCCGACCCCGGCCGCCGCCTGA
- a CDS encoding histidine phosphatase family protein, with amino-acid sequence MTLEHLILLRHGQTDWNSEQRLQGHRDIDLNAAGRRQAVQAAPSVAALRPDVIVSSDLRRARDTAGAVADVTGLPVAVDPRLRETSMGKWEGMTRDEVVVDWSAEWDAWRTTSPDASPPGGESRRQVATRAIEVVHELDAGDAQRALLTSHGGTIVGLTGLLLDLPDTTWSTLIGIGNCHWVVLHRYRGAWRLHSYNAGLGGVVLPHGEDQVAGT; translated from the coding sequence GTGACGCTGGAACACCTGATCCTGCTGCGGCACGGCCAGACCGACTGGAACTCCGAGCAACGACTGCAGGGTCACCGGGACATCGACCTGAATGCCGCCGGACGCCGGCAGGCGGTCCAGGCCGCCCCGTCGGTCGCCGCCCTGCGGCCGGACGTGATCGTCAGCTCCGATCTGCGCCGCGCCCGGGACACCGCCGGTGCGGTCGCCGATGTCACCGGCCTGCCGGTGGCCGTCGACCCACGCCTGCGGGAGACGTCGATGGGCAAGTGGGAGGGCATGACCCGGGACGAGGTCGTGGTGGACTGGTCGGCCGAGTGGGACGCGTGGCGGACCACCTCACCCGACGCCTCCCCGCCGGGCGGCGAGTCCCGCCGCCAGGTGGCCACCCGCGCCATCGAGGTGGTCCACGAACTGGACGCCGGCGACGCGCAGCGTGCGCTGCTGACCTCCCACGGCGGCACGATTGTCGGGCTGACCGGCCTGCTGCTCGATCTGCCGGACACCACCTGGTCGACGCTCATCGGGATCGGCAACTGCCACTGGGTGGTCCTGCACCGGTACCGGGGCGCCTGGCGACTGCACTCCTACAACGCCGGTCTCGGCGGTGTCGTGCTACCCCACGGCGAGGACCAGGTCGCCGGCACCTGA